One genomic window of Marinobacter adhaerens HP15 includes the following:
- the coaD gene encoding pantetheine-phosphate adenylyltransferase yields the protein MSKVIYPGTFDPITNGHTDLIERAGRMFDEIVVAIAYNPKKQPLLDLEERCELVRQATAHLPNVTVTGFSNLLADFVREQGATVILRGLRAVSDFEYEFQLADMNRRLAPEVESVFLTPANHLSYISSTLIREIASLGGDVSEFVDPAVEAALKKKFN from the coding sequence ATGTCCAAAGTCATCTACCCGGGCACCTTCGATCCCATCACCAACGGCCACACCGACCTGATCGAACGGGCCGGCCGAATGTTTGATGAAATCGTCGTCGCCATTGCCTACAACCCCAAGAAACAGCCACTTCTCGACCTCGAAGAACGCTGCGAACTGGTCCGCCAGGCAACCGCGCACCTCCCCAATGTCACCGTCACCGGCTTCAGCAACCTGCTCGCCGACTTTGTCCGTGAACAGGGCGCCACCGTGATTCTTCGCGGGCTCCGGGCAGTCTCCGATTTCGAGTACGAATTCCAGCTGGCCGACATGAACCGCCGGCTCGCGCCGGAAGTCGAAAGCGTTTTCCTGACGCCGGCCAACCACCTGTCCTACATCTCCTCCACGCTGATCCGGGAAATTGCATCCCTGGGTGGCGATGTCTCGGAGTTTGTTGATCCGGCGGTAGAAGCTGCCCTGAAAAAGAAGTTCAACTGA